The region CCGGGGGACACGCCGGCAGCTCTCCAGCAGACGTCGGTGAGGTTACTAATTCGCCAGAGGTTGGTGAGATCGCAAATGGCGATGCTCGTCGGCAGCGCAATGGCTTTGTCGGGCGAGGCGAAGCGCAGAACATGGTCCGCGTAGTGTCGGCAATAGGTAACTGACTTGCTGCGCGAACCCAGGAAAACCTGCCCGGAGCCCGCCGACTTGGAGCTGCAACGCGATTTTTTATCTGGCTTGGTCAGCAGCGTTTTTGGTTACGACCCGCTCGACGGCGGACGCATTTGCTAGGCGTTTTCTGCCAAGGAGTGCAGTTTGTCCGGGTCGGCAAGAATGAAGATGTTGCGGATGCGGTGTCTCACCACGTCGAAGCTCATCACGCCCAAGGGTTTGCCATCCATATACGTCACAATGGCGGGGGCGAGATTGATGTCGCGAATTTCGAAGGTAATGGCCTGCGGCGCTTGCGCTTGTCCTGCCAACAAGAACTTGGCGACGCGGTGATTGCCGTGCAGCGGGCGGGTGAGGCTGCGGACGGCCCCGTAACGAACGCCGTGAGCGCCTCCGTCAGCGTAAAGCGTAACCTCCGGGGCCAGAAGTTCGAGTAAGTTCGTAAGGTCGCCCTGTCGCGCCGCGTCCAAAAAGCGCTCGACGATTTTCCTTACCTCCGTGGGACTGATTGCAAATCGCACCCGCCCTCCCTGCATGTTCTTTCTGGCGCGATTGACGATCTGCCGGCAATTCACCGGAGTCTTTCCTACGATTCGCGCGACCTCCGGGTAGTCGAAATCGAAAATTTCATGTAGCAGGAAGGCGGCGCGCTCCACGGGGGCGAGACTTTGCAGCATGGTCAGAAAGG is a window of Candidatus Binataceae bacterium DNA encoding:
- a CDS encoding RNA polymerase sigma-70 factor, which produces MDFESYRPLLFSIAYRMLGSVADAEDKVQDTYLRVEAFSQEKIDNVRAYLCTVVTHLCLDHLRSARTRREVASGMTLPEPVAEPLLALPPESATLAESLSIAFLTMLQSLAPVERAAFLLHEIFDFDYPEVARIVGKTPVNCRQIVNRARKNMQGGRVRFAISPTEVRKIVERFLDAARQGDLTNLLELLAPEVTLYADGGAHGVRYGAVRSLTRPLHGNHRVAKFLLAGQAQAPQAITFEIRDINLAPAIVTYMDGKPLGVMSFDVVRHRIRNIFILADPDKLHSLAENA